Within Micromonospora narathiwatensis, the genomic segment TCCGGCGGCGATGGGCGCCAAGGTCGGCAAGCCGGACACCACGGTCTGGGCGGTGGACGGCGACGGCTGCTTCCAGATGACCAACCAGGAGCTGGCCACCTGCGCGCTGGAGGGCATCCCGATCAAGGTCGCCGTGATCAACAACGGCAACCTGGGCATGGTCCGGCAATGGCAGACCCTGTTCTACGGGGAGCGTTACTCCAACACCGAGCTGGGCACCCACAAGCACCGCATCCCGGACTTCGTCAAGCTCGCCGAGGCGCTCGGCTGCGTCGGCCTGCGCTGCGAGACCGCCGCCGACGTGGACAAGACAATCGCGGCGGCCATGGCGATCAACGACGCCCCGGTGGTCATCGACTTCGTGGTCGGCAAGGACGCCATGGTCTGGCCGATGGTCGCCGCCGGCACCAGCAACGACGAGATCATGTTCGCCCGGGGCGTCCGCCCCGCCTTCGACGAGGACGAACTGTAGTCATGACCGAATGCACCGAGCGCAGCGAGGGCCGTGAGGGCATGACGAGGAGGGCACCGAAATGACCATGCACACTCTCAGCGTGCTCGTGGAGAACAAGCCGGGCGTCCTGGCCCGGGTCTCCGGGCTGTTCTCCCGGCGCGGCTTCAACATCGACAGCCTCGCCGTTGGGGAGACCGAGAACCCGGACGTCTCCCGGATCACCATTGTGGTCAACGCCGAGTCGTCCCCGTTGGAACAGGTGACCAAGCAGCTCAACAAGCTGGTCAACGTACTCAAGATCGTCGAGCTGGACCCGCAGGTCTCGGTGGCCCGGGAGTTGCTGCTGGTGAAGGTCCGCGCGGACCGCAACGCCCGCGCCCACGTGCTGGAGACGGTGAACCTGTTCCGCGCGCGGGTGGTCGACGTCGCCCCGGACACGCTGACCATCGAGGCCACCGGCACGCCCGACAAGCTCGACGCGCTGTTGCGTGACCTCGAACCCCTCGGCATCAAGGAGATGGTGCAGTCCGGCACGGTGGCGATCGGGCGCGGCTCACGCTCGATCACCGCCGGCCCCGCGCTGCGCGCCGCCTGACCCGCCCCGACCGGCGCCCGAGCGCCGCATCCACCGCACAAGTCCACGACGGGCCGCCGGGCACCGCCGTACGAAAGGGAAGTCAATGAGCGTTGAGGTGTACTACGACGACGACGCCGACCTGGGCCTGATCCAGGGCCGCAAGGTCGCGGTGATCGGGTACGGCAGCCAGGGCCACGCCCACGCGCTGTCGCTGCGCGACTCCGGCGTCGACGTGGTGATCGGTCTGCCCGTCGGTTCGAAGAGCCGGCCGAAGGCCGAGGAGCAGGGCCTGCGGGTGCTCACGCCGGCCGAGGCGGCGGCCGAGGCCGACGTCATCATGATCCTGGCGCCGGACACCGCCCAGCGCGGCCTGTACGCCGAGGCGATCGCCCCCAACCTGACCGCCGGCAAGGCGCTCTTCTTCGGCCACGGCTTCAACATCCGCTATGGCCTGATCAAGCCGCCGGCCGACGTGGACGTGGCGATGGTCGCCCCGAAGGGCCCGGGTCACCTGGTCCGCCGCCAGTACGTCGACGGTAAGGGCGTGCCCTGCCTGGTCGCCGTCGAGCAGGACGCCAGCGGCAACGCCTTCGGCCTGGCCCTGGCGTACGCGAAGGCGATCGGCGGCACCCGGGCCGGCGCGATCCGGACCACCTTCACCGAGGAGACGGAGACTGACCTCTTCGGCGAGCAGGCGGTGCTCTGCGGCGGTGCGGCCGCGCTGGTGCAGACCGGTTTCGAGGTGCTCACCGAGGCCGGCTACGCCCCCGAGGTGGCCTACTTCGAGTGCCTGCACGAGCTGAAGCTCATCGTCGACCTGATGTACGAGGGCGGCATCGCCCGGATGCGGTACAGCATCTCGGACACCGCCGAGTACGGCGACCTCTCCCGCGGCCCCCGGGTCATCGACTCCCGGGTCAAGGAGGAGATGCGCAAGATCCTCGGCGAGATCCAGTCCGGTGAGTTCGCCCGCGAGTGGGTGGCCGAGGACGAGGCCGGCCGGCCGAACTTCGCCAAGTGGCGGGCCGAGGGCGCGGCGCACCCGATCGAGGAGACCGGGCAGAAGCTGCGCGCCATGATGAGCTGGGTCGACCGGCCCATCACCGAGACCGCCTGACCTCGGGTCAGGTCGCTGAGGACGCGGCCCGCGGCCCGACGCTCTCCCCGGCGTCGGGTCACGGGCCGCGCCGGCCCCATGCCGCGAACTCTCGGGCCGCAGGTCGTTCACCTGCCAAGACGGGACGGCCGATGTGAGGGCCCTCACCCCGCACTCCGGGGTACGCCACCGGAACCGCCCCCTACGATCCTTCATAGGTGTGCAGCCCGCACCTGACGGCCACGGCACGGATCAGCGCAGGGCGCAGCGCGGCGTCCCGGCGTGCCAGGCTGACCGCATACGAGCGTCTACGAGGACCGATGAATCCTGTCGTACTGATCGCCGAAGAACTCGCCCCCGCCGCCATCGAGGTGCTCGCGCACGACTTCGACGTGCGCCACGTCGACGGCACCGACCGTCCGGCCCTGCTCTCCGCGCTCTCCGAGGCCGACGCGGTGATCGTACGCAGCGCCACCCAGATCGACGCCGAGGCGGTCGCCGCCGCGCCGCGGCTGAAGGTGGTCGCCCGGGCCGGCGTCGGTCTGGACAACGTCGAGGTGCCGGCCGCCACCGCGCGGGGCGTCATGGTGGTCAACGCGCCCACCTCCAACATCGTCTCCGCCGCGGAGCAGGCCGTCGCGCTGCTGCTCGCCGTGGCCCGCAACACCGCCAGCGCCAGCGCCGCGCTCAAGGCGGGGGAGTGGAAGCGGTCCAAGTACACCGGTGTGGAGATCCAGGGCAAGACCGTCGGCGTGGTCGGCCTCGGCCGCATCGGCGTGCTGTTCGCGCAGCGCATCGCCGCCTTCGGCACCCGGCTGATCGCGTACGACCCGTACATCCAGCCGGCCCGCGCCGCGCAGCTCGGCGTCCGCCTGGTCGGGCTGGAGGAGCTGCTGCGGGAGAGCGACTTCATCTCGATCCACCTGCCCAAGACGCCGGAGACGGTCGGCCTGATCGGCGAGAAGGAGCTGGCGATCGTCAAGCCGGGCGTCCGGATCGTCAACGCCGCCCGCGGTGGCCTGGTCGACGAGCAGGCCCTGGCCGACGCGATCGCCGAGGGCCGGGTCGCCGGCGCCGGCGTCGACGTGTACGCGAAGGAGCCCTGCACCTCCTCGCCGCTGTTCGCCTTCGACAACGTGGTGGCCACCCCGCACCTGGGCGCGTCCACCCACGAGGCACAGGACAAGGCCGGCCTGGCCGTGGCCAGGAGCGTCAAGCTGGCGCTACAGGGCGAGTTCGTGCCGGACGCGGTGAACGTGCAGGCCGGCGGCGTGGTCGCCGAGGACGTCCGGCCGCTGCTGCCGCTGGCCGAGAAGCTCGGTCGGGCCTTCACCGCGGTGGCCGGCGGGGTGGCCGCCAGCGTCACCGTCGAGGTGCGCGGCGAGGTCGTCACGCACGACGTGTCGGTGCTCAAGCTCGCCGCCACCAAGGGGCTGTTCAGCTCGGTGGTGGAGGAGCAGGTCACCTACGTCAACGCGCCGCACCTGGCCGCCGAGCGCGGGGTCGAGGTGACGCTGACCACGCACGCCGAGACGACCGACCACTCCAACCTGGTGACCGTACGCGGCGCGCTGCCGGACGGCCGGACGGTCAGCGTCTCCGGCACGGTGACCCACAGCGGCACCCGCGACGTCCTCAAGCTGACCGAAGTGGACGGTTTCGACGTCGAGATCGGCGCGGAGGGCATCCTGGTCTTCCTGCGCTACGCCGACCGGCCGGGCGTGGTCGGCACCGTCGGCACCCTGCTCGGTGCGGCCGGGGTGAACATCGCCGCCATGCAGGTCGCCCGTCGGGAGGCCGGTGGCGAGACGCTGATGACGCTCACCGTCGACCAGGCGCTCGGCGCCGACCTGCTCAGCTCGGCCGCCGACTCGATCGGCGCGGTCGCGGCCAGCGCGGCCGACCTGCGCGACGAGTAGTCCAGACACGACGGATCGGGGGCCCGGCCGGCAGGCCGGGCCCCTTGTCGTACCGGCCCGGGTCAGGGGGTGACGCGGGCCGGCGGTGGGTAGACCGTGCCGTCCTGTGCGTCGAAGAGCATCAGGTCGTGCTCGGCGGCCAACCGCTCGATGTCGAGCAGCACCCGGTCCTCGCAGGTCGGGACGAGGTTCATCTCGACGTGGTCGCAGGCCGCGTGCAGCGGGGCGACCTCCCACGGGGTGCCCGGACCGGCCGGGCGATCCGGATACGAGGCGGTGATCGCCCGGTAGAAGCCGACCACCCTCGGATCGGGTTGCTGCTCGCCGTGCCACCCCTCGCGGCACCGCTGCACCGCCGCCCGTACCTGGTCGGGTGTGGCCCCGGCGGGCAGGGCCCACACGCTCAGATCAAAACTCACGGCGGACACTGTGCCATTTGCGGCGGCGGTCCGTCATCCCTGCCCCGCCGCCGGTCAGTGCCCGGCCGTCAGATTCGGACGCGGGTACGGTCCGCTGTGGAGACTCTTGCGTAGAGTTGCGGCGATTCGCTAGCGTACCCGTGCGGTCACTGGCTGAGTTGAGACTCCGGCCCGTCTTCGGGTGGCGCGGTCGAACGTCCGGCCCGCCGGCCCGCACCCCTCGATTGCGCGAGCCACGCGCACTCGTCGCTGACCGGCCCTCACGGTCGTTGCCGAGACCGTGGGGGCCGATCGCGGACGACGCCCCGGATGCGAAGGCGGGGCGACGCGGGCCGGGCCTCGCTCTACCGTCGACGGTGGGCGAAGAGCACCCGATAATCCGAGCCGTTGCGGAACCAGGCCAGCCCGGCGGGCCCGGCGGCGTAGAGGGCGGTGGCGTAGGCGTCGGCGATCGCGAGGTCCGGTCCCACCACGGTGGCGGCGAGGAGTTGGTCGGCCGGCTCGGCGGTGTGCGGGTCCACCACGTGCCCCCGGCGCCCGGTCACCCCGGAGGTGCCCACCGCGCCGGCCGTCATCTCCAGCATCAGCGGGGCCCGGCGCGATTCCGTCGGATGGTGCACGGCGACCCGCCACGGGCCGCCGTGCGGCGCGTGGCCGCGTACGGTCAGATCGGCGCCGCTGAGCACGGCGTAGTCGTGGACGCCGGCCGCGCGCAGCCGGGCCGCCGCCCGTTCCACGGCCCAGCCGCCGAGCAGTCCGCCCGGGTCGAAGCCGCCCGGCACCGCCCAGGCGTCGAACCATCCGTCGGTCGCCGCCCGCATCGCGGCGCAGCGGTCCACCAGGTCGGCCAGCGGAGGGTACGACTCGGGGCTGATCTCGCCCCGGCGCAACTTCGACACGAGGCTGTCCGGCTGGTTCGGCCCGTACGTGAGGTCGATGGCGCGCAGTTCGGCGACGGCGTCCCGCAGCGCCTCCCCGACGCCCCGCCGGCCCAGCCAGTCGGGCGCGTTGAGCAGAAGGGTGTACTCGGCGGTCGAGGTGCGGACGGTGTGCCGGACGCTGATCCGGTCGACGGCGCTGCCGCCGGCCCGGTCCAGCCGGTGGCAGCGGGCGCCGAGGCGCAGGTCGGGCCGGGTGAGGAAGGAGGACTGGTCGATCCACCGGGTGCGGGGCTGCTCGTCAGCCCAGTGGGTCCGTCGCTGCGTGTCGATCCGCATCGCACCTGCTCCCTCGCTGACGACGCCGCAGCGCCGCGGCGAAGCCGGTCCCGGGCCCCGTCGGCCCCGGTCACCATCGACCCTAGGCAGTGGAGATGACCGCACCATGAATGCCACCTGGGAGCCTCCTGAGCATCTGCTATCCCGAATACTGGAAGGCGCGTACCGGGGGGCGGGACGGCGGCGTACCGTTGCGCTGAACGACGAGGTGAGGAGCGCCAGGTGGCACGGATCGCGGTGGTGGCCGGGGACGGGATCGGACCCGAGGTGGTCGGGCAGGCCCGCAAGGTCATCGACTCGGTGCTGCCCGGCGTGACGGCCACCGAGTACGACCTCGGCGCGGCCCGCTATCACCGTACCGGTGAGGTGCTGCCCGACTCGGTCCTGGACGAGCTGGCCGGCCACGACGCCATCCTGCTCGGCGCGGTCGGCGACCCGACGGTGCCGCCGGGGGTGTTGGAGCGCGGCCTGCTGCTGAAGCTCCGCTTCGCGTTCGACCAGTACGTCAACCTGCGCCCGTCGCGGCTCTGGCCGGGCGTGCCCGGGCCGCTGGCCGCCGTCAAGCCGGGCGAGGTCGATCTGGTCGTGGTCCGCGAGGGGACCGAGGGCCTGTACGCCGGCGCCGGTGGTTCGCTGCACCGGGGCACCCCGGCCGAGGTGGCCACCGAGGAGAGCCTGAACACCCGGCACGGGGTGGAGCGGGTGATCCGGGACGCCTTCGCCCGTGCCCGCCGCCGCGAGCGGCGCAAGGTCACCCTGGTGCACAAGACCAACGTGCTGACCCACGCCGGCTCGCTGTGGGCCCGCGCCTTCGAGGCCGTCGCCGCCGAGCACCCCGACGTGGCCACCGAGTACCAGCACGTCGACGCGGCGGCGATGTTCCTGGTCACCCAGCCCCAGCGGTACGACGTGGTGGTCACCGACAACCTCTTCGGCGACATCCTCACCGACATCGCCGCCGCGGTGACCGGCGGCATCGGGCTGGCGGCCAGCGGCTGCATCAACCCGGAGGGGCGCTACCCGTCGATGTTCGAGCCGGTGCACGGCTCCGCGCCGGACATCGCCGGCCGGGGCGTCGCCGACCCGGTGGCCGCGGTGCTCTCCGCCGCGCTCCTGCTCGACCAGCTCGGCCACGCCGATGCCGCCGCCCGGGTCACCGCCGCCGTCGCCACCGAGCTGGCCGGCCGTACGCCGGGGGCGCCGCTGCGCACCGAGGAGGTCGGCGACCGGCTCGCCGGTTACGCCGTAGCCTGACCGGGCCGCCTCGCGTCGGCCCGGGATCCGGGCCGCCAGACCCGTACCCGGGCCGCCGCCTGCGTCGATGACCGCACCGCCATCCGGTGTGTTCGATGTGCCGGGGCGGAGCTATCCGCTGAACGACCGTTCGGGGTAAGTTTCTGGCACCAATGACGTCGGCGTGCGATGTCGCATGCCGTAAGGACCCGCAGGGAGGTCAGCGCGATGAGCGGTGGTGACAAGCTCGATTTCGAGATCCGTCCGAATCCCGCGCCGGTATCCGCCGCCGACCGGGCCGCCCTGCTGGCGAACCCCGGTTTTGGTCGCGTGTTCACCGACCACATGGTGACGATCCGCTACGCCGACGGCAAGGGCTGGTACGACGCCCGGGTGGAGGCGCGCGCGCCGATCCCGATGGACCCGGCCGCCGCCGTCCTGCACTACGCACAGGAGATCTTCGAAGGGCTGAAGGCGTACCGGACCGGGGACGGGGGCGTGACCCTGTTCCGTCCGGAGGCGAACGCGGCCCGCTTCGTCGCGTCCGCCCGGCGGCTGGCCATGCCCGAGCTGCCGCCGGCGACGTTCGTCGAGTCGCTGCGCCAGCTTGTCGAGATCGACCGGGACTGGGTCCCGGAGGACGACGACGGCAGCCTCTACCTGCGGCCGTTCATGTTCGCCAGCGAGGTCTTCCTCGGCGTCCGGCCGGCCAACGAGTACCTCTACGCGGTCATCGCCTCCCCGGCCGGCGCCTACTTCACCGGCGGGGTCAAGCCGATCACGGTCTGGGTCTCCCCGGACTACACCCGCGCGGCGCCGGGTGGCACCGGTGCGGCCAAGTGCGGCGGCAACTACGCCGCCTCGCTGGTCGCCCAGGCCGAGGCGATCGAGGCGGGCTGCGACCAGGTGGTCTTCCTGGACGCGGTGGAGCGGCGCTTCGTCGACGAGCTGGGCGGCATGAACGTCTTCTTCGTCTACGACGACAACACCCTGGTCACCCCGCCGCTGACCGGCACCATCCTGCCGGGCATCACCCGGGACGCGGTCCTCACCCTGGCCGCCGAGTCCGGGCACCGGGTGGCGGAGCGGCCGGTCAGCTTCGCCGACTGGCAGGCGGACGCGGCCAGCGGACGGCTGCGCGAGGTGTTCGCCTGCGGCACCGCCGCCGTGATCACCCCGATCGGTGGGGTGCGTTTCCCCGACGGAGAGTTCCTCGTCGGCGGCGGCGAGCCGGGACGCTTCACGATGGCCCTGCGGCAGCAGTTGGTCGACATCCAGCGCGGCCGGGCCGAGGACCGGCACGGCTGGGTGCAGCGGGTGCTCTGACCCGCCCTGACACACCGGTTACGGCCGGCACCGTCGGAGACGGTGCCGGCCGTGCGTCGTCGTGCCGCCGCGCCGATCGACTCGCGCGGGGCGGGCGGGTCAGGCCAGGAGGTGGGTGGGGAGGGCGGCCAGTTGGCTGTCGGTCACGCCGGCGTGGTGCAGGTAGCCCTCCACGGTGCCGTACCCGGCGCGCAACTCGGTGAGGAAGAGCGTCATCGCCTCGGCGGGGGAGGCGAGGAAGGGCGGCGGCAGCTCCGCCTCCGCCGGACTGGTGGCCGCGACCCAGGCGCTGAACCGCGCGGACGCCTCGGTGCTCAGCGCGTAGTCGGCGGCGATGTCCTCGTCGGCCACGCCGAGCACCGCGAGGGTGAGCGCGCAGACG encodes:
- the ilvN gene encoding acetolactate synthase small subunit, which translates into the protein MTMHTLSVLVENKPGVLARVSGLFSRRGFNIDSLAVGETENPDVSRITIVVNAESSPLEQVTKQLNKLVNVLKIVELDPQVSVARELLLVKVRADRNARAHVLETVNLFRARVVDVAPDTLTIEATGTPDKLDALLRDLEPLGIKEMVQSGTVAIGRGSRSITAGPALRAA
- the ilvC gene encoding ketol-acid reductoisomerase, whose protein sequence is MSVEVYYDDDADLGLIQGRKVAVIGYGSQGHAHALSLRDSGVDVVIGLPVGSKSRPKAEEQGLRVLTPAEAAAEADVIMILAPDTAQRGLYAEAIAPNLTAGKALFFGHGFNIRYGLIKPPADVDVAMVAPKGPGHLVRRQYVDGKGVPCLVAVEQDASGNAFGLALAYAKAIGGTRAGAIRTTFTEETETDLFGEQAVLCGGAAALVQTGFEVLTEAGYAPEVAYFECLHELKLIVDLMYEGGIARMRYSISDTAEYGDLSRGPRVIDSRVKEEMRKILGEIQSGEFAREWVAEDEAGRPNFAKWRAEGAAHPIEETGQKLRAMMSWVDRPITETA
- the serA gene encoding phosphoglycerate dehydrogenase, coding for MNPVVLIAEELAPAAIEVLAHDFDVRHVDGTDRPALLSALSEADAVIVRSATQIDAEAVAAAPRLKVVARAGVGLDNVEVPAATARGVMVVNAPTSNIVSAAEQAVALLLAVARNTASASAALKAGEWKRSKYTGVEIQGKTVGVVGLGRIGVLFAQRIAAFGTRLIAYDPYIQPARAAQLGVRLVGLEELLRESDFISIHLPKTPETVGLIGEKELAIVKPGVRIVNAARGGLVDEQALADAIAEGRVAGAGVDVYAKEPCTSSPLFAFDNVVATPHLGASTHEAQDKAGLAVARSVKLALQGEFVPDAVNVQAGGVVAEDVRPLLPLAEKLGRAFTAVAGGVAASVTVEVRGEVVTHDVSVLKLAATKGLFSSVVEEQVTYVNAPHLAAERGVEVTLTTHAETTDHSNLVTVRGALPDGRTVSVSGTVTHSGTRDVLKLTEVDGFDVEIGAEGILVFLRYADRPGVVGTVGTLLGAAGVNIAAMQVARREAGGETLMTLTVDQALGADLLSSAADSIGAVAASAADLRDE
- a CDS encoding FAD:protein FMN transferase — protein: MRIDTQRRTHWADEQPRTRWIDQSSFLTRPDLRLGARCHRLDRAGGSAVDRISVRHTVRTSTAEYTLLLNAPDWLGRRGVGEALRDAVAELRAIDLTYGPNQPDSLVSKLRRGEISPESYPPLADLVDRCAAMRAATDGWFDAWAVPGGFDPGGLLGGWAVERAAARLRAAGVHDYAVLSGADLTVRGHAPHGGPWRVAVHHPTESRRAPLMLEMTAGAVGTSGVTGRRGHVVDPHTAEPADQLLAATVVGPDLAIADAYATALYAAGPAGLAWFRNGSDYRVLFAHRRR
- a CDS encoding 3-isopropylmalate dehydrogenase: MARIAVVAGDGIGPEVVGQARKVIDSVLPGVTATEYDLGAARYHRTGEVLPDSVLDELAGHDAILLGAVGDPTVPPGVLERGLLLKLRFAFDQYVNLRPSRLWPGVPGPLAAVKPGEVDLVVVREGTEGLYAGAGGSLHRGTPAEVATEESLNTRHGVERVIRDAFARARRRERRKVTLVHKTNVLTHAGSLWARAFEAVAAEHPDVATEYQHVDAAAMFLVTQPQRYDVVVTDNLFGDILTDIAAAVTGGIGLAASGCINPEGRYPSMFEPVHGSAPDIAGRGVADPVAAVLSAALLLDQLGHADAAARVTAAVATELAGRTPGAPLRTEEVGDRLAGYAVA
- a CDS encoding branched-chain amino acid aminotransferase → MSGGDKLDFEIRPNPAPVSAADRAALLANPGFGRVFTDHMVTIRYADGKGWYDARVEARAPIPMDPAAAVLHYAQEIFEGLKAYRTGDGGVTLFRPEANAARFVASARRLAMPELPPATFVESLRQLVEIDRDWVPEDDDGSLYLRPFMFASEVFLGVRPANEYLYAVIASPAGAYFTGGVKPITVWVSPDYTRAAPGGTGAAKCGGNYAASLVAQAEAIEAGCDQVVFLDAVERRFVDELGGMNVFFVYDDNTLVTPPLTGTILPGITRDAVLTLAAESGHRVAERPVSFADWQADAASGRLREVFACGTAAVITPIGGVRFPDGEFLVGGGEPGRFTMALRQQLVDIQRGRAEDRHGWVQRVL